Proteins from a genomic interval of Ignavibacteria bacterium:
- a CDS encoding choice-of-anchor D domain-containing protein, translating to MKKLLTFGIILIFSTIVNSQTLIQVVNLPNNTFFNSGYGLVYANGKYWISSGSSSVGKGIWYGLNANGNISDTVTVKNYPALSYSQGLAFDGTNFWYVERKTARCDLFKISPDGSVLDSIPIASAGGTTSWYLGGAAWDGTGLWVSLYSPDASVAIYKINTTTKTIVDTIVSQQLQPTGVTVKGDTLFYVNDGFQGSDKIYAYKISSKEFLYSFDPPETPGQRQNPRGLAWDGSHFWLMAEPVGASSGRQLFKYDLGGSGTPQISVPTKFFDFGDVQIGTSGQITASIQNIGTASLQIDSVQLVYSNRFTTNITTPTSIPASGSLSFNVNFTPLVYGNDSAHVMIYHSDFARGPQTIRVVGRGVFSNAIISVPASNNFGTKRVNSTNLWYLKIQNLGSQTLTVSSATFATSNFYVDPGTFPISVSPVSSKYIKVWFKPISATTFNDSIIFTSNASNASEGKTLLSGSGNAAATQLGETFWLKTIPDHPNSNTSRNVKGVRAIGDISGDGKPDIIVCTENYWTVALNGNSSGDNDTLWSFNTYISNYSAGSIGTAGDYSYQKALAIASDLNNDGFNDVVIGTGGGNETVYAINGKTGAMLWKFGTDHPDSFSLGDMTGVDAAMDFNNDGVPDIIAASSATQTGGIGGRRSVYLFNGVNGNIIWQREIGGFTHGVTSIADLNNDNIPDVIASVGEPAYKFVAYSGANGSTIWDYPLGTASGKEVLVFPKPAGQKPDVILGAFWGPIYRVNGQTGATVWTFSTGGSAPTQMKILKDVTGDGVPEIIVSLLGGGVWCINGATGVYVWTQSTGNTMGITDAPDLNGDGIDEVAAAVQNQGTYIYKGSNGEQMAFYTFGGSTQTREVAAVPDIDGNGSFEIIAGSNLGNVVLISGGTSAVVSPSVTVNSPNGGETWYVGQSKNITWTSQVITNVKIELTTNNGTIWSTIIASTPASNGSYAWTVTNTPSAQCKVRISDASNAATNDESNSTFTISSQLCKDLNVAAGWNMIAIPLNASNMTKTGLFPTATSPAYGYSNGYITSDTLTPSKGYWLKFASPELITICGTPVGSTTVPVVLGWNLIGVYDTDVPVSGVTSTPSGIIASQFYGYSAGYFTPTTLNFGKGYWIKVSQSGTLNLPTLTSKNAEFEMRSAELEKFSKLIVKDSDGNETTLYLTKDEICGSRYELPPIPPSGVFDARFSSDRLVENIINGSKELSISTLAYPVKIKVEGTQIRVKDIVSGKIIDAMLNDGEEVIIENNKLNKFSIESIELPAKFELMQNYPNPFNPSTTIRFALPIESKVTLSIYNILGEKVVELINQQIEAGYHQVKFNAHNLASGTYIYGIQIGDFINSKKMLIVK from the coding sequence ATGAAAAAACTACTCACTTTTGGTATCATTTTAATTTTTTCGACCATTGTAAATTCACAAACACTTATTCAAGTTGTCAATTTACCTAATAACACATTTTTTAACAGTGGATACGGTTTAGTTTATGCTAATGGCAAATACTGGATTTCAAGCGGATCTTCTTCTGTGGGAAAGGGAATTTGGTACGGGTTGAATGCAAATGGCAATATTTCTGATACAGTCACGGTTAAGAATTATCCGGCACTAAGTTATTCTCAAGGATTAGCTTTTGACGGAACAAATTTCTGGTACGTCGAAAGAAAAACTGCAAGATGTGACCTATTCAAAATCTCCCCTGATGGTTCTGTACTCGATTCCATTCCTATCGCTTCGGCGGGTGGGACAACTTCCTGGTATTTAGGCGGCGCTGCATGGGATGGAACAGGTCTATGGGTATCACTATATTCACCTGATGCTTCTGTAGCAATTTATAAAATCAATACGACCACTAAAACAATTGTCGATACAATTGTTTCACAGCAGTTACAACCAACCGGAGTAACCGTAAAAGGAGATACTCTTTTTTATGTGAATGATGGTTTTCAAGGATCTGATAAAATCTATGCCTACAAAATTTCATCGAAAGAATTTTTATATTCATTCGATCCACCAGAAACTCCAGGTCAAAGACAAAATCCCCGCGGCTTAGCATGGGATGGAAGTCATTTTTGGTTAATGGCAGAACCGGTTGGTGCTTCGAGCGGACGGCAATTATTTAAATATGACCTAGGCGGAAGCGGGACGCCACAAATAAGTGTTCCAACAAAGTTTTTCGATTTTGGGGATGTGCAAATTGGAACATCTGGGCAGATCACTGCTTCAATCCAGAATATAGGTACAGCTTCGCTTCAAATAGACAGTGTTCAATTAGTTTATTCGAATCGATTTACAACTAATATAACTACTCCAACTTCGATACCTGCAAGCGGTTCACTAAGTTTCAATGTGAATTTTACTCCTTTGGTTTATGGAAACGACAGTGCTCACGTTATGATTTACCACAGCGATTTTGCCCGCGGTCCGCAAACAATCAGAGTTGTTGGAAGAGGAGTTTTCTCAAATGCAATTATATCTGTTCCGGCTTCAAATAATTTCGGGACAAAAAGAGTAAACAGCACAAACCTTTGGTACTTAAAAATTCAAAACCTTGGTTCACAGACTTTAACTGTTAGTTCCGCAACATTTGCTACATCAAATTTTTATGTTGATCCTGGAACTTTTCCTATATCAGTTTCTCCTGTAAGTTCAAAATATATTAAAGTGTGGTTCAAACCGATTTCTGCAACAACTTTCAACGACTCAATTATATTTACAAGTAATGCATCGAACGCTTCGGAAGGGAAAACATTACTTTCCGGAAGCGGTAATGCAGCTGCGACTCAATTAGGAGAAACATTCTGGTTAAAAACCATTCCCGATCATCCAAATTCAAATACCTCTCGAAATGTTAAAGGAGTTCGTGCAATCGGTGATATTTCTGGCGACGGAAAGCCTGACATAATAGTTTGTACTGAAAATTATTGGACGGTTGCATTGAACGGTAACTCTTCAGGCGACAATGATACTCTCTGGTCATTTAATACATACATATCCAATTACAGTGCTGGTTCAATTGGAACAGCCGGCGATTATTCGTATCAAAAAGCTCTTGCTATTGCAAGCGATTTAAATAATGATGGATTTAACGATGTTGTTATAGGAACCGGAGGAGGAAACGAAACGGTTTATGCAATTAATGGAAAAACTGGTGCGATGCTTTGGAAATTTGGAACAGACCATCCTGATAGTTTTTCTCTTGGAGATATGACTGGTGTCGATGCTGCCATGGATTTCAATAATGACGGCGTTCCAGATATCATTGCTGCATCAAGCGCTACGCAGACCGGCGGTATTGGCGGCAGAAGAAGTGTTTATCTATTCAATGGAGTTAATGGTAATATAATTTGGCAAAGAGAAATTGGCGGCTTTACTCACGGCGTAACTTCTATCGCTGATTTAAATAATGATAATATCCCGGATGTAATTGCTTCAGTCGGTGAACCAGCATATAAGTTTGTTGCATACAGCGGTGCGAATGGAAGCACAATATGGGATTACCCACTCGGTACAGCGAGCGGAAAAGAAGTGCTTGTCTTTCCAAAGCCTGCAGGACAAAAACCTGATGTAATACTCGGTGCATTTTGGGGACCGATTTATAGAGTTAATGGACAAACTGGGGCAACTGTTTGGACATTCTCCACCGGTGGAAGCGCTCCAACGCAAATGAAAATATTAAAAGATGTTACTGGCGACGGAGTTCCTGAAATTATTGTGTCACTGCTTGGCGGTGGTGTATGGTGCATCAATGGTGCAACTGGCGTTTATGTCTGGACTCAATCGACCGGTAATACAATGGGAATAACAGACGCGCCTGACCTTAATGGTGATGGAATTGATGAAGTTGCTGCCGCAGTTCAAAACCAAGGAACCTATATTTACAAGGGAAGCAATGGTGAGCAAATGGCATTCTACACTTTTGGCGGAAGCACACAAACCCGTGAAGTCGCTGCTGTTCCTGATATAGATGGCAACGGCTCATTTGAGATTATCGCAGGTTCAAATCTCGGAAACGTAGTTTTAATTTCAGGCGGAACTAGTGCGGTAGTTTCTCCTTCTGTTACTGTTAATTCACCAAATGGTGGGGAGACTTGGTACGTTGGGCAATCGAAAAATATAACATGGACAAGTCAAGTCATAACAAATGTTAAAATAGAACTCACAACAAACAACGGCACTATTTGGTCGACAATAATTGCAAGCACTCCTGCGTCAAATGGAAGCTATGCGTGGACAGTAACCAACACACCTTCAGCTCAATGCAAAGTGAGAATAAGTGATGCTTCAAATGCTGCGACTAACGATGAAAGCAATTCCACTTTCACAATTTCATCTCAATTATGCAAAGATCTTAATGTGGCTGCGGGATGGAATATGATAGCTATTCCATTAAATGCTTCAAACATGACCAAGACTGGGCTTTTCCCAACTGCGACCTCGCCTGCATATGGATATTCAAATGGGTATATAACCTCTGATACACTTACACCAAGTAAAGGATATTGGCTAAAATTTGCCTCACCAGAGTTAATTACAATATGTGGAACTCCAGTTGGTTCAACTACGGTTCCGGTTGTACTAGGATGGAATTTAATTGGAGTTTACGATACAGACGTTCCAGTGAGTGGAGTAACTTCTACTCCAAGTGGCATTATTGCATCACAATTTTATGGATACAGCGCCGGCTACTTTACACCAACGACTTTGAATTTTGGCAAAGGTTATTGGATAAAGGTCAGCCAGAGTGGAACATTGAATCTGCCTACGTTAACGAGCAAAAATGCGGAGTTCGAAATGCGCAGTGCGGAATTGGAAAAATTTAGTAAACTGATTGTTAAAGATTCTGACGGAAATGAAACGACGTTATATCTGACAAAAGATGAAATTTGCGGCAGCAGATACGAACTTCCTCCAATTCCACCAAGCGGTGTATTTGATGCGAGATTTTCATCAGATAGATTGGTTGAAAACATAATCAATGGAAGTAAAGAACTTTCTATTAGTACGCTTGCTTATCCAGTAAAGATAAAAGTCGAAGGAACTCAAATCAGAGTAAAAGATATTGTCTCCGGAAAAATTATTGACGCAATGCTGAATGACGGAGAAGAAGTTATAATCGAAAACAATAAGCTAAATAAATTCTCAATTGAATCGATTGAGCTTCCGGCAAAATTTGAGTTAATGCAGAATTATCCGAATCCCTTTAATC